A genomic window from Cucumis melo cultivar AY chromosome 8, USDA_Cmelo_AY_1.0, whole genome shotgun sequence includes:
- the LOC103486024 gene encoding beta-glucuronosyltransferase GlcAT14A yields MSLKLLTIISFLLTSTLLSFLFIQTKLTKPISAIKPLINSIYFPNSNLSYPLSFAYLISASAGDAPRLIRLLPAIYHPANHYLIHMDQGASDSDHRQIAEFVSRNPVFRQVGNVWMVGKPSLVTYRGPTMLATTLHAMSILLRTCKWDWFINLSASDYPLVTQDDMIHAFSDLPRDLNFIQHSSRLGWKLNKRGKPIIIDPGLYSMNKSEIWWVIKQRTLPTAFKLYTGSAWTILSRSFAEYCIVGWDNLPRTLLLYYTNFVSSPEGYFQTLICNSDEYRNTTVNHDLHYITWDTPPKQHPRYLGLANYKKMVTSNRPFARKFKENDRVLDKIDRDILKRHHGRFAYGGWCSGNGRFGSGSCSGFEAENYGVLKPGPGSRRLKTLLNRMLSVRYFNKMQCR; encoded by the exons ATGAGTCTCAAGCTTCTCACCATAATCTCCTTCCTTCTAACATCCACTCTCCTCTCTTTTCTCTTCATCCAAACCAAATTAACCAAACCCATTTCCGCCATTAAACCCCTAATCAACTCCATCTACTTCCCCAACTCAAATCTCTCTTATCCCCTCTCTTTCGCCTACTTAATCTCCGCCTCCGCCGGGGACGCTCCCCGTCTCATCCGCCTTTTGCCCGCCATCTATCATCCCGCTAACCACTATTTGATCCACATGGATCAGGGTGCCTCCGACTCAGACCACCGCCAAATCGCCGAGTTCGTGAGCCGGAATCCGGTTTTCAGGCAAGTTGGGAATGTTTGGATGGTGGGAAAACCGAGCTTGGTTACTTATAGAGGGCCGACTATGCTTGCTACCACACTACATGCgatgtcgattcttttgaggaCTTGCAAATGGGACTGGTTTATCAATTTGAGTGCCTCTGATTATCCTTTGGTTACTCAAGATG ATATGATTCATGCTTTTTCTGATTTGCCAAGAGATCTCAATTTCATTCAACATTCAAGTCGTTTGGGATGGAAGCT GAATAAAAGAGGGAAACCAATTATAATAGACCCAGGGCTTTACAGCATGAACAAATCAGAGATTTGGTGGGTTATTAAACAAAGAACTCTCCCCACTGCATTCAAGCTTTACACAG GTTCAGCTTGGACAATACTATCAAGATCTTTTGCTGAGTATTGCATAGTGGGTTGGGACAATCTCCCAAGAACTCTCCTCCTTTACTACACCAACTTTGTTTCCTCACCAGAGGGATACTTCCAAACCCTAATATGCAACTCTGATGAATACAGAAACACCACAGTCAACCACGATCTTCACTACATCACTTGGGATACACCTCCCAAGCAACACCCCCGCTATCTCGGCCTCGCAAACTACAAGAAAATGGTGACTAGCAACCGTCCCTTTGCCCGAAAGTTCAAGGAGAACGATCGTGTTTTGGACAAAATCGATCGTGACATCCTAAAGAGACACCATGGCCGATTTGCCTACGGCGGGTGGTGTTCAGGGAATGGGAGATTCGGTTCTGGGTCTTGCTCAGGTTTTGAAGCTGAGAACTATGGTGTTTTGAAGCCTGGACCGGGTTCTAGGAGGTTGAAGACTTTGCTCAATAGGATGCTTTCTGTTAGGTACTTCAATAAGATGCAATGCAGATAG